Proteins encoded together in one Nitratidesulfovibrio sp. window:
- a CDS encoding diguanylate cyclase, with the protein MTVNLDAETLSICYGITCCIQCIAFILQYNASRSEDGPGWWAIASGFSVLGFIASFFRDAPHLHSAVAIFYNMSFVANISLVYVGITKLNKTAISLKIFPLAYAVTTAFLIYYTLADYSIPMRRATTSTACAIFSLACARAVNQGTKNSRNSLAAFTQLLFLFNAFWLLALAIIPLATAGTMPFMEPPAPLTLSYLLIMTTSTLWAFCLATLVNQKLSERLTTSKQFLESTLDALSSHIALIHEHGEIILVNKAWRNFAAANGIDPRAVSEGTNYVSICESSAAECSHEADSFAEGIKSVLNGNTDSFTMEYACHSPDTQRWFVGRVTRFPGHGPRRAVIAHEDITERKLSEIELAKLNRQLESMSNEDALTRISNRRHLDRMLSYECGRHARSGAPLSLIMLDIDYFKNYNDTYGHVTGDECLQRVAQAISKSIRRPTDIAARYGGEEFMCLLAETSLIGAVSLAETIRSAIRDLAIAHATSQVANVVTVSIGVISLTCNAGTTPDQIIKNVDALLYQAKNEGRNRVTFGTMNDPLYLEQTHHVSGALKILWAKDFASGNITLDQQHMSLMDLSNDLLRHIFDDNSAAAVRSCISTIIHHAAQHFKDEEDILRAIDYPELDEHIAEHARLLHLCDTLMQDDDACVERKSDILQIIIHDLVMKHMLCEDVKYHLHFKTSRDT; encoded by the coding sequence ATGACAGTAAACCTTGATGCTGAAACACTCTCCATCTGCTACGGCATAACATGCTGCATTCAATGCATTGCCTTCATCCTTCAATACAATGCAAGCAGATCAGAAGACGGACCAGGATGGTGGGCCATCGCAAGCGGCTTTTCAGTCCTCGGGTTCATTGCAAGCTTCTTCAGAGACGCACCTCATCTGCACAGCGCTGTTGCAATCTTTTACAACATGTCGTTTGTTGCAAACATATCCCTTGTATACGTAGGCATTACCAAGCTGAACAAAACGGCAATCTCCCTGAAGATATTCCCGCTGGCCTACGCAGTCACCACCGCATTCCTGATATATTACACACTTGCAGACTACAGCATCCCCATGCGCAGGGCCACAACGTCCACCGCCTGCGCCATCTTTTCACTGGCGTGTGCCCGCGCAGTCAATCAGGGCACCAAAAACAGCCGCAACTCCCTCGCCGCATTCACCCAGCTTCTTTTCCTGTTCAACGCCTTCTGGCTGCTTGCGCTGGCCATCATTCCCCTTGCCACCGCCGGGACCATGCCGTTCATGGAACCGCCAGCCCCCCTCACGCTCTCCTACCTTCTCATCATGACGACGAGCACACTGTGGGCATTCTGCCTGGCCACCCTCGTCAATCAAAAGCTTTCCGAACGGCTGACGACCTCGAAGCAGTTCCTGGAATCCACGCTGGATGCCCTGTCCTCCCATATCGCCCTTATCCACGAGCACGGAGAAATCATCCTCGTCAACAAGGCCTGGCGCAACTTTGCCGCTGCCAACGGGATCGACCCCAGGGCGGTTTCCGAAGGGACAAACTACGTCAGCATCTGCGAAAGCAGCGCGGCAGAATGCAGCCATGAGGCCGACAGCTTTGCGGAAGGCATCAAGTCCGTCCTGAACGGCAACACGGACTCGTTCACGATGGAATATGCATGCCACTCCCCCGACACCCAGCGGTGGTTCGTCGGCAGGGTCACGCGATTTCCCGGACACGGCCCCAGAAGGGCCGTCATCGCGCATGAAGACATTACCGAAAGGAAGCTGAGCGAAATAGAGCTCGCCAAGCTGAACAGACAGCTGGAATCCATGAGCAACGAGGATGCGCTGACCCGGATCTCGAACCGGCGACACCTTGACCGCATGCTTTCCTACGAATGCGGCAGACATGCCCGCTCCGGGGCGCCACTTTCGCTCATCATGCTCGATATAGACTACTTCAAGAACTACAACGACACATACGGGCATGTCACCGGGGACGAATGCCTGCAACGCGTTGCGCAAGCCATATCGAAAAGCATCAGGCGCCCCACGGACATCGCCGCCAGATACGGCGGCGAGGAGTTCATGTGCCTGCTTGCGGAAACCAGCCTGATAGGGGCTGTCAGCCTGGCGGAAACCATACGCAGCGCCATCCGCGACCTGGCGATTGCACACGCAACATCCCAGGTCGCCAACGTGGTGACGGTCAGCATCGGCGTGATCTCCCTCACCTGCAACGCCGGGACAACGCCCGACCAGATCATCAAGAATGTGGACGCGCTCCTGTACCAGGCAAAGAACGAAGGCAGAAACCGGGTAACGTTCGGCACCATGAACGACCCGCTGTACCTGGAACAAACGCACCACGTCTCAGGCGCGCTGAAAATCCTCTGGGCCAAGGATTTTGCATCAGGAAACATCACGCTCGACCAGCAGCACATGAGCCTCATGGACCTGTCGAACGATCTTCTTCGGCATATCTTCGACGACAACAGCGCAGCCGCAGTGCGTTCCTGCATCAGCACAATCATCCACCATGCCGCGCAGCACTTCAAGGATGAAGAAGACATCCTGCGCGCCATCGACTACCCGGAACTTGATGAACACATCGCGGAGCATGCGCGCCTGCTGCACCTCTGCGACACCCTGATGCAGGACGACGACGCCTGCGTTGAACGAAAATCGGACATTCTCCAGATCATCATCCATGATCTTGTCATGAAGCACATGCTCTGCGAGGACGTAAAATACCACCTGCACTTCAAGACCAGCCGCGACACGTAA